Proteins encoded by one window of Flavobacteriales bacterium TMED191:
- a CDS encoding LysM peptidoglycan-binding domain-containing protein: MLFKNNYSLYIPLIIFLISFLAISQDKSYLSVFPSDKFLSYDTMLLDLDLPETQFQPKEKYNAEVVALRLDSLNSLTPINLVYNTTVGQYIKFYLQQRPEQVSKLLALSDYYFPIFEEYLDKHSLPLELKYLPIIESALNPNAKSPAGAVGLWQFMYYTGKEYGLRINSYLDERKDIYLSTNAACRYLSKAYKVFNDWELAIASYNCGRGNVTKALRRSGGKLNYWEVRPFLPRETRNYIPAFISIVYVMNYASHYGIYPDTSYHFDRHKIDTVFLKRPVKISHLAEVLDISEKFLEELNPVYKSKLVPYKKGENFHVILPEYKWGVFLNHEDSIYSILGKMEESEKLDYPLFSDIEKVKHVVKRGDYLGRIARIYKCKVSDIMMWNDLKSTKIREGQKLYIYRTIK; the protein is encoded by the coding sequence ATGTTATTTAAGAATAATTATTCCCTATATATACCATTAATTATATTTTTGATAAGCTTTTTAGCTATATCTCAAGATAAAAGTTATTTGTCAGTATTTCCTTCAGATAAATTTTTATCCTATGATACAATGCTTTTAGATTTAGATTTACCAGAAACTCAATTTCAACCGAAAGAAAAATACAATGCTGAAGTTGTTGCTTTAAGGTTGGATTCATTAAATAGTTTGACACCAATCAATCTAGTTTACAACACTACGGTTGGTCAATATATTAAATTTTATTTACAACAAAGACCCGAACAAGTCTCTAAGTTACTTGCGCTTTCTGATTATTATTTCCCGATCTTTGAGGAGTATTTAGACAAACACTCATTACCATTAGAATTAAAGTATCTCCCTATTATAGAATCTGCTTTAAATCCAAATGCAAAATCCCCAGCCGGAGCAGTAGGCTTGTGGCAGTTTATGTATTATACAGGAAAGGAATACGGGTTGCGAATAAATTCATATTTAGACGAAAGAAAAGACATTTATTTGTCAACGAATGCAGCTTGCAGATACTTAAGTAAAGCTTACAAGGTCTTTAATGATTGGGAGTTGGCAATTGCTTCATACAACTGTGGTAGAGGAAATGTGACCAAAGCCCTAAGAAGGTCTGGAGGAAAACTTAACTATTGGGAGGTACGTCCCTTTTTACCTAGAGAAACTCGAAACTACATACCCGCTTTTATATCCATTGTCTATGTGATGAATTACGCTTCACACTATGGTATTTATCCGGATACAAGTTATCATTTTGATAGGCATAAAATAGACACAGTCTTTTTAAAAAGACCAGTAAAAATTTCTCACCTTGCTGAGGTTTTAGATATAAGTGAAAAATTCTTGGAAGAGTTAAACCCCGTCTATAAAAGCAAACTAGTTCCATATAAGAAAGGAGAAAACTTCCATGTTATATTGCCAGAATATAAATGGGGCGTCTTTTTAAATCATGAAGATAGTATCTATAGTATTTTGGGTAAAATGGAAGAATCAGAAAAATTAGACTACCCCCTTTTTAGTGATATAGAAAAAGTGAAGCACGTTGTTAAGAGGGGCGATTATTTAGGTCGTATAGCCAGGATATATAAATGTAAGGTTTCTGACATAATGATGTGGAATGATTTAAAATCTACCAAAATAAGAGAAGGGCAAAAATTATATATTTACAGAACCATCAAATAG
- the gatA gene encoding Asp-tRNA(Asn)/Glu-tRNA(Gln) amidotransferase subunit GatA, with translation MKNYDSFKDIQVDLLSGEIACEKLVQNYLKNITRLSKINAFVEVFSEEALKRAKEIDKKILENQAGKLAGLVIGIKDNICYKNHACTAASQILSGFKSTYSATVVERLIEEDAIIIGRLNCDEFAMGSSNENSIYGPTRNPINEDYVPGGSSGASAAAVAANLCHIALGSDTGGSIRQPAAFCGIIGLKPTYGLVSRHGLIAYASSFDQIGPIAKSIYDISLIMEIISGKDNFDSTCTVKSFTTQKISTNKKKKFAILNEAINFKGINPGIKNEFVKMLNNLEREGHQICYVNLPVLEYLVPCYYILTTAEASSNLSRYDGVKYGYQSDDGLISTTRSKGFGKEVKRRILLGTYVLSEGYYDDFYIKAQKVRRLVQIQTNKILSKHDYILLPTSPNLPFKIGEKNLRPTQLYNEDVFTVQANLSGHPALSFPLGQVEGGFKASAQIIGNFFTEKDLLNTVQNVI, from the coding sequence TTGAAAAACTATGATTCTTTTAAAGATATACAGGTCGACTTGCTTAGTGGAGAAATAGCGTGCGAAAAACTTGTTCAGAACTATCTCAAGAATATAACAAGGCTTTCTAAAATCAATGCGTTTGTGGAAGTATTTAGTGAGGAGGCGCTAAAAAGAGCAAAAGAAATCGATAAGAAGATACTGGAAAACCAAGCAGGAAAATTAGCAGGTTTAGTTATTGGTATTAAAGATAATATTTGTTATAAAAATCACGCTTGTACTGCTGCTTCGCAAATTTTGTCAGGTTTTAAATCAACCTATTCAGCCACAGTGGTAGAGCGTCTTATAGAAGAGGATGCAATTATTATTGGTAGATTAAATTGTGATGAGTTTGCAATGGGATCAAGTAATGAAAATTCTATTTATGGTCCTACTCGCAATCCAATTAATGAAGACTATGTTCCTGGAGGATCTTCGGGTGCTTCTGCAGCCGCTGTTGCTGCTAATCTATGTCACATTGCTTTAGGCTCGGATACAGGTGGATCGATTCGTCAGCCAGCAGCATTTTGTGGAATAATTGGACTTAAGCCAACTTATGGCCTTGTATCTAGACATGGGCTCATTGCGTATGCTTCTTCTTTTGATCAGATAGGTCCAATTGCAAAATCAATTTATGATATAAGTTTAATAATGGAAATTATATCAGGAAAAGACAACTTTGACAGCACGTGTACAGTAAAAAGTTTTACCACACAAAAAATATCAACAAACAAAAAAAAGAAATTTGCTATTTTGAATGAGGCTATAAATTTTAAGGGGATTAATCCAGGAATAAAAAATGAATTTGTAAAAATGCTAAACAATTTAGAGCGAGAGGGGCATCAAATTTGTTATGTAAACCTACCAGTTTTAGAGTATTTAGTTCCCTGTTATTATATTTTAACTACCGCAGAAGCATCATCAAATTTATCAAGATACGACGGCGTAAAATACGGCTATCAGTCTGATGATGGATTAATTAGTACAACTAGAAGTAAAGGTTTTGGCAAAGAAGTTAAAAGAAGAATACTTCTTGGTACATATGTTTTAAGTGAAGGATATTACGATGATTTTTATATCAAAGCTCAAAAGGTTCGAAGACTGGTACAGATCCAAACAAATAAGATTTTATCGAAACATGATTATATTTTACTTCCAACCTCACCTAATTTACCGTTTAAAATTGGAGAAAAAAATTTAAGGCCAACCCAGCTTTACAACGAAGATGTGTTTACTGTTCAGGCAAATTTGTCAGGACACCCTGCACTTTCTTTTCCTCTTGGACAAGTCGAGGGGGGATTTAAGGCATCAGCTCAGATAATTGGAAATTTTTTTACTGAAAAAGACTTATTAAATACTGTACAAAATGTTATTTAA
- a CDS encoding twin-arginine translocase TatA/TatE family subunit yields MNTVFLTLAILGLPGGGEWIIIALVILVLFGGRKIPELMKGLGSGIKEFKKASSEDTSTEENKDKEIKD; encoded by the coding sequence ATGAATACAGTATTTTTAACATTAGCTATATTAGGCTTGCCTGGAGGGGGTGAGTGGATAATCATTGCATTAGTTATTTTAGTATTATTTGGTGGTCGCAAAATTCCAGAGCTTATGAAAGGTTTGGGCAGCGGAATCAAAGAGTTTAAGAAGGCAAGCAGTGAAGATACATCAACTGAAGAAAACAAGGACAAGGAGATTAAAGACTAG